The following are from one region of the Methylophilus sp. DW102 genome:
- the prfB gene encoding peptide chain release factor 2 (programmed frameshift): MEAEHLNSIANALSDLTQRHEALRGYLDYENKQQRLAEVNGLLEDPKVWDNAEKAQNLGKEKRMLESVVMTLDDVSQSLSDSRELFDMAREEGDDDTLLSVEADAQKIEKIVAEMEFKRMFSQPMDANNCFIEFQSGSGGTEAQDWAGMLLRMYLRYVERKGFKVEVLEESEGDIAGIKGASIKVTGDYAFGTLRTESGVHRLVRKSPFDANSKRHTSFASVQIFPEVDDSIEIEINPADLRIDTYRASGAGGQHINKTDSAVRITHLPTGVVVQCQNDRSQHRNKEEAMNMLKGALYNLELSKRNEEKQALEDAKTDIGWGHQIRSYVLDQGRIKDLRTNVEIGNTQGVLDGDLDPFIMESLKQGL, from the exons ATGGAAGCCGAACACCTTAATAGTATTGCCAATGCACTGAGCGACCTGACCCAACGCCACGAAGCGCTTCGGGGGTATCTT GACTACGAGAACAAGCAGCAACGCTTAGCCGAAGTTAACGGCCTGCTCGAGGATCCTAAAGTCTGGGATAACGCCGAAAAAGCGCAAAATCTGGGCAAGGAAAAACGCATGCTTGAAAGCGTGGTCATGACGCTGGATGATGTGTCTCAGTCATTGTCAGACAGCCGTGAATTGTTTGACATGGCGCGTGAAGAAGGTGATGACGACACATTGCTGAGTGTGGAGGCAGATGCCCAGAAGATAGAAAAAATCGTTGCCGAGATGGAATTCAAGCGCATGTTCTCGCAGCCGATGGACGCCAACAATTGCTTTATTGAGTTTCAGTCCGGCAGCGGTGGCACTGAAGCACAAGACTGGGCCGGCATGTTGCTGCGCATGTACTTGCGTTACGTAGAGCGCAAAGGTTTCAAAGTCGAGGTGCTTGAGGAATCTGAAGGCGACATTGCCGGGATTAAAGGCGCATCGATTAAAGTGACTGGGGATTATGCGTTTGGCACCTTGCGTACCGAAAGCGGGGTGCATCGCCTGGTCCGTAAGTCGCCCTTCGATGCCAACTCCAAGCGACATACCAGCTTTGCCAGCGTGCAAATCTTCCCGGAAGTGGACGATTCGATTGAAATTGAAATCAATCCTGCAGATTTGCGCATTGATACTTACCGCGCCAGTGGTGCCGGTGGTCAGCATATTAACAAGACTGATTCTGCCGTGCGGATTACCCACTTGCCAACGGGAGTAGTCGTGCAATGCCAGAATGACCGTTCACAGCATAGAAACAAAGAAGAAGCGATGAATATGCTGAAAGGCGCCTTGTATAACCTGGAACTCAGCAAGCGTAATGAAGAAAAGCAGGCGCTGGAAGATGCCAAAACCGATATTGGTTGGGGTCACCAGATTCGTAGCTATGTGCTGGATCAAGGACGGATCAAAGACTTGCGTACCAATGTTGAAATCGGCAATACGCAAGGCGTGCTCGATGGTGATCTCGATCCATTTATCATGGAAAGCTTAAAGCAGGGCCTGTAA
- a CDS encoding DUF47 family protein, giving the protein MANATFGRIMAAISPRNDNYFVLFNRLADCAVRGSKVLALMAAVVDQAGFETHFAEIRKIESEADEYTKEILLSLHKTFITPFDRREIRELAMALDDIIDFMEAIPQSAEIYGHSKFTPEMVALAQILLRAAEKVRDAVHMLSDMKNAERILRTCEEISQIEGEADHIMRSGMHRLFAEDSDARSLIRSQKLYDLFEEAVDSCEDVADVIHGVVLERI; this is encoded by the coding sequence ATGGCGAATGCCACTTTCGGCCGCATCATGGCCGCGATCAGCCCCAGAAACGATAACTATTTTGTCCTGTTTAACCGTTTGGCTGATTGTGCAGTCCGTGGCTCCAAAGTCCTTGCGCTGATGGCGGCCGTTGTTGATCAGGCAGGCTTTGAAACGCATTTTGCCGAAATTCGCAAAATCGAATCCGAGGCAGATGAATACACCAAGGAAATTTTGCTTTCGCTGCATAAAACCTTTATTACCCCGTTTGACCGCCGCGAAATCCGTGAACTGGCGATGGCACTGGATGACATCATTGACTTTATGGAAGCCATTCCGCAAAGCGCCGAGATTTATGGTCACAGCAAGTTCACCCCCGAAATGGTCGCCCTGGCACAGATCTTATTAAGGGCAGCAGAAAAGGTAAGGGATGCGGTGCATATGCTGTCAGACATGAAAAATGCCGAACGCATTCTGCGCACCTGTGAAGAGATCAGCCAGATCGAAGGCGAAGCCGATCACATCATGCGCTCAGGCATGCACAGGCTGTTTGCCGAAGACAGTGACGCACGCAGTTTGATCCGCTCACAAAAACTCTACGACCTGTTTGAAGAAGCGGTCGACAGCTGCGAAGACGTCGCTGACGTGATTCACGGTGTCGTGCTAGAACGCATCTAG
- a CDS encoding inorganic phosphate transporter: MDHVIVVMAVLVIVALIFDFMNGFHDAANSIALMVSTRLLTPQAAVIWAAFFNFVAFLFFGLHVADTVGKGIIDPNIVNNTVVFGALFGAIAWNVITWWFGIPSSSSHALIGGLIGAGMAHSGTQGVIFGSKLISTGIAIILSPLFGMLLALLLSIGIMWAFQKSSPYKIESRFNKLQFISSSLFSLGHGANDAQKTMGIITVLLFANGYLQGDFHVPFWVVIACQLAMGLGTLFGGWRIVRTMGMGITKIRPTGGFAAQTSGSIALFLATSLGIPVSTTHTITGAIVGVGLSRRMTAVRWGLASRIVWAWVLTIPCAAIMAAIAYHIGESVL, translated from the coding sequence ATGGATCATGTGATTGTGGTCATGGCAGTGCTGGTCATCGTGGCGCTGATCTTTGACTTTATGAACGGCTTTCACGATGCCGCCAATTCGATTGCGCTCATGGTGTCTACCCGCTTACTGACGCCACAGGCAGCCGTCATCTGGGCTGCGTTCTTTAATTTTGTTGCCTTTCTGTTTTTTGGGCTACATGTGGCCGACACGGTTGGCAAAGGCATCATAGACCCCAACATCGTCAACAATACCGTAGTGTTTGGTGCCTTGTTCGGGGCGATTGCCTGGAATGTCATTACCTGGTGGTTCGGCATCCCCTCCTCGTCCTCGCATGCATTGATCGGCGGCCTGATTGGCGCAGGCATGGCCCACTCCGGCACCCAAGGCGTCATTTTCGGCAGTAAGCTCATCAGCACCGGCATTGCCATTATCTTGTCGCCGTTATTTGGCATGTTGCTGGCGCTGTTGCTCTCTATCGGCATCATGTGGGCGTTCCAGAAATCCTCGCCCTATAAAATCGAAAGCCGCTTTAACAAGCTGCAATTTATCTCGTCTTCTTTATTCAGCCTTGGCCATGGCGCCAACGATGCGCAAAAAACCATGGGCATCATTACCGTCCTGCTGTTTGCCAATGGCTATCTGCAAGGTGACTTTCATGTGCCCTTCTGGGTGGTGATTGCCTGTCAGCTGGCCATGGGGCTGGGCACGCTGTTTGGTGGCTGGCGCATAGTGCGCACCATGGGCATGGGTATCACCAAAATCCGCCCCACTGGCGGCTTTGCGGCCCAGACCTCAGGCTCGATTGCGCTGTTCCTGGCCACCAGCCTGGGCATCCCGGTGTCGACCACGCACACCATTACCGGCGCCATTGTCGGCGTCGGCCTCTCGCGCCGCATGACCGCGGTGCGCTGGGGCCTGGCGTCACGCATTGTCTGGGCGTGGGTGCTGACGATTCCCTGTGCCGCCATCATGGCAGCCATCGCCTACCATATTGGCGAAAGTGTGCTGTAA